A region of the Thermoplasmata archaeon genome:
TTACAGGTGCAGTATCTTCTGCATTTTTAGTATTTGGAATATCATATTTGTATCTAGCGTCTGGATCGTTCAGCTTTAGCGCTTTGTATACAGTATCTAACACATATTCAATAATCGGATTAGTATTGCTGGTTGTGGGATTTGGGTTCAAACTTGCACTGTTTCCGTTCCATTCTTGGGCAGTGGATACATATACTGGCGCGAGATCTTCGCTCTCTGCATTTCTGTCAACAGGCAGCAAATTGATGGCTTTGATAGCTATTGTCAGACTTATATTATTTGCATTTTATGGGATGAAGTATGATGTGTACATAATATTCGCAATACTATCTGTATTGACCATGACATTCGGAAACATCGTTGCACTGGTCCAGAAAGATGTAAAGAGAATGCTTGCTTATTCTTCCATTGCCAATGCAGGATATCTTAGCTTGTTTTTTGTCATTGCCGGATACACTTACAATAATACGATCTTAGGGTATGGCCTTGCAGCATTGCTCATATTTTCAATTGCCTATCTTTTCATGAAAGCAGGATTGTTTATAGCGACGAGTCCTTTTGAAGGCAGTGACGCATTTTTGGACAGATTTGCAGGGCTCGGTAAAAAAGCACCGTTGTTCGGGCTATCTATTGCGCTGTTGTTAATGTCACTCGCCGGAATACCTCCAACTCTAGGGTTTGTGGGAAAATACTATTTATTCCTGACCTTGATAGAATCTAACTTGTTGTGGCTTGCCATTATAGCAATAATAAACAGTGCGATATCAGTGTTCTATTATTTCAGGGTAATTATGTACATGTACTGGAAACCGTCAAACGAGCCGATAAAAGTAGGATCACAGATTATGATTCCGGTATTTATAGCAGCGATGGCAGTGATACTATTGGGAATTCTCAGTCCTTACCTGATCGGTTCTCTAAATCATATTGCTACCGTTTTCTTGGGAGGGATATAAATGATTATTGATTTTTACTTGACTATTTATGATACCGAGCTCATCAATGGAGACATAAAAAAAGCGTACAATGCACTTAAAAAAATAGAGAAATATGCCATAAAGAATAAAGGTTCAAAATATGCGGACGGTGCATACAAGTTTGCTGAAATAAACATGAAAGTTCTGGAGAGGAAGATTGACATGAACGCTGCAAGAGCTGAGTTGTTGAACATTGCAGAAACATATCCTGATTTTTATCTATATAACAAGCTAGATATTGAAGATCCTAAAGTAGCGGCTATGGCATATATTTTCAGACTAGAATATTCATTGAATCGTTATGATCCAGCATATCCAGCATTTAATATGCAGAGGTGTGACGATTTATGAATCATTGTTTCAAAGAATTTGAGGAACATAAATCTGAAGAATCTGCTGTTGAGTGTTTGAGATGCCTGAAAGAACACTATGAAGAGCTATTTTTTGATGACACTGAAAAGAGATTGAAACTTGCAAGTGAAGAGTGGGATAAGGAAATAACCAAGTATATGGTTGAGATCAGTGAGATATTAAATATTAAGAGCAGAGAGCAGTTTATAGAGGTAAAAGAAAAATATAATTTAACAATATATTGAAAAAATAGAAGTTGTTAAATATCTCTTTTATAATTATTATTTAGATGAGAATAGATAGAGTATCTACGGGATGCGATGCGTTTGACCAGCTTTTGAATGGTGGAATTGAAAAAGGGCATATTACAGAGATATTTGGGGAAGGTGGGTCAGGGAAGACTAATATTTGCATAGAAACTGCAATAACAGAATCTAAAAAAGGAAATAAAGTTGTTTATGTGGATACAGAAGGAATTTCTGCAGAGCGGTTATATCAGATATTAAACAATGCGCCTGAAGAAACATTGAAAAACATTTATTTTTTCAGATCTTACTCTATAGAAGATCAAGAGGAGATGATGAGCAAGGCAATATCATTAATAGAAGAGCAAAAAGATATATCGCTGATAATAGTAGATTCACTTACCGAGTTTTACAGGGCAGAGCTTTCAAACGGAACATCCACAAAAGCAAAACTGTTCTTATCAAAGGAGCTTACAAATCTATCTAAAATAAGCAAAAAAAGAAATGTTGCAGTGCTTGTAACCAACCAGGTTTACCTGGATATTAACACTAAAGATATTATGCCATTAGGAGGGTATATACTAAATCATATAGCAAAAACCATAATCCTGCTTAGAAAGGTTGGAAGGGGGAAAAGAGAAGCAATACTTCAGAAGCACAGGTCCATAGAAGAAGGTAGAACAGTGACTTTAAAAATCACAAACATTGGTTTTGAAAGAGACATGGAGGATCAGTAAAATGGGAGTTGACATATCTTCTATCCTGGATATCCAAAGCATTCAATTTAGAGATCTAAGCGGGAAAGTAATAGCGATTGATGCTTACAATGCTCTGTATCAGTTTCTTTCTATAATAAGACAGGCGGATGGAACACCGTTAAAGGATTCTGCTGGCAGGATTACTTCCCATATCTCCGGACTTTTTTACAGGACCAGCAATATATTAGAGTTTGGAATTAAACCAGTATATGTGTTTGACGGAAAGCCACCGGAACTAAAAAGATCAGTTATTGAGAAAAGAAACGCGATAAGAAACAATGCAGAAGCAGAATGGAAAACGGCAATAGAATCTGGGAATATGGAAGAGGCTAGAAAATGGTCTCAGCAATCTTCAAGGGTGAACAGGGAGGTGGTTGAAGAGTCCAAAAAATTGTTAGATTATATGGGCATAGCGTGGATTCAGGCACCTTCTGAGGGTGAGGCACAGGCATCATATATGGCCAGAAAAGGAGACGCATACGGAGTTGGATCACAAGATTACGATTCTCTTTTGTTCAATACCCCATATTTGCTGCGAAACCTTACAGTATCCGGAAAGAGGAAGATGCCTGGCAAAAAAGTTTATAAAGACATCTCTCCTGAAATAATAGACTTGTCTAAAAATTTAAAAAATTTGCAGATTACACGTGAACAGCTTGTAGATATGGGCATTTTGATAGGAACGGATTTCAATGAAGGCATAAAAAATATAGGACCAAAAAAAGCACTTTTGCTCATTAAAAAATATGGGAACTTAGAGAGCATAGAAAAAGAAAAAGGATTTATGATTGAAAATTATGAACAGGTGAGATCCATATTTTTAAAGCCGGATATAGCTCCAGAGTATAAGATTGAATGGAAACAAATTGACGATTTGAAACTGGCAGAGTTTTTATGCGAAGAGCATGATTTTTCAAAAGAACGGGTAAGTTCTACCATTGAAAAATTGAAAATGGTCCAGAAGAATAAGGCTCAGAGAGATTTAAGCGAATGGCTATGATACTTTTTTTCATAATTTTTGCATGAGTTTTATAGGTTTAGATAGATGTCTACGTGCTATACTAGGAACCTCATAATAATTCAATTCTAACGATCTGGATAATTCAACCTGTTCGTAATTAACACTTTTAGTACCGCAATTTCGGCATCTGTATCCTTTTTCTCTGCCAATAGAATCCATCTTCTTATGGCATATTGGGCAGATTGGGGGTATGTTTTTCATTATTTTCTGCAACTTTAGAATCTCTATTTTTTCAATATTGATCGTATTTTCACCTTTTCTTTTTCCGCCAAACACCTTTAATTCATCGCCTATCACAAGATTCTTAACAATATCTCTGAACTCCTTGGTGGGTTCATATGCAGCACAGGTGATCTTACCAGTTTTGTCAGAGAGTTCAAAGAGCACATGCCCACCTTTTATTATTCTTGGCGAAGATATCACTTTTCCTATCAACATTACGCTCTCGTATTCTCTGATATTCACAATTTTTTTTCTCAGTATATGATCATCAGTACCCTGATTTGTCTCAAAAATAAGGTAACTTTCAAATTCAGCCGTAATTATTTTCAGACATCTCAGTAACTCTCGAGGATCTGTGCCCCTTACTCCGTATAAAACTGGAGTTTTAGAGTTTGGCTTGATAGAGATATGCTTGTTTCTGTAGTCATAGTTATCAAAAGTATGCTTTAGCTTCTGGTCAAGTTCTATCACTTCTTCTGTCTTGATTTCTCTAGAATTGAACCATTGCTTCTCATTCAGATATGTTATAAGTTCGTATGTTTTGCGTTTTGCTCTCCATGCTATTGCTGCAGAAGCACCGATTATGCCCCTCCCATTCTTATATTTTTTAAATATTGTATTGCCCAGTTCTTTTTCAACATCGTCTATATTTACTACTGATCTCACAGCTTTCCAGTACATTTTTTCGCTAAGCTTCTTGCTGGATATCACAATTCCTGGGTTTGTGTTTTCATCTTTAAATATCGCATATTTTTCAACAATTCTTTTTACATTATCCACAACATCAGGATCTATATGAATATCCTTTGAGTAGGAATATGCATATATCTTATTTCCTTTTATAGCACCTGCAAGAAATTTTGGGCCTGTGCCTTTCCCGAATTTCAGGCAAATTGCACCGTTACCTCTGGTTTTCCAAGGTATGTTTGGGTTCAGACGCACAAGCCTTGGGTATCCAATAAGGTCAAGCCCCAAATTCTCAATTAATGATACTGCTAGATATGTGGTACACATCCCTTCTGTAGAATCGGTATCATCTATTCCGATATATATACCTGCCATTTACAGAGCCTATTCCCATTCTATTGTAGCAGGGGGCTTATTAGTGATATCATAAACAACCCTGTTAACGCCTTTAATTGAATTTGTAATTTTTATAGAAATCTCATCCAATAAATCAAAAGGTATTCTGCTGAACGTGCCAGACATTCCATCTATAGACTCTATAGCTCTCAGTGCAATAGTATATCCAAATGCCCTCTTGTCTCCATGGACCCCTACACTTCTCGTAGATAATAATACCGCAAAAAATTGCCATGGTTTCTGTATCTTTGAATCTCTTACCGCTTTATATATCTCAGTTTCAAAAATATAGTTTGCATCTCTCACAATTTCTAATTTTTCAGAAGTGATCTCGCCCATA
Encoded here:
- a CDS encoding NADH-quinone oxidoreductase subunit N, with the translated sequence MNIIPIYPELIIGIGAFLVILVGMATQNNKVLAGLSAAVALFSLATILLNFSNTATLLSNSIQITSLGNIFNLLFITALLFTLYSSVRDTKSRPEIYYALLLFATLGMMFVSFSNNLVMIFVAFETSSIATYALTAYNKEKRALEASLKYFVTGAVSSAFLVFGISYLYLASGSFSFSALYTVSNTYSIIGLVLLVVGFGFKLALFPFHSWAVDTYTGARSSLSAFLSTGSKLMALIAIVRLILFAFYGMKYDVYIIFAILSVLTMTFGNIVALVQKDVKRMLAYSSIANAGYLSLFFVIAGYTYNNTILGYGLAALLIFSIAYLFMKAGLFIATSPFEGSDAFLDRFAGLGKKAPLFGLSIALLLMSLAGIPPTLGFVGKYYLFLTLIESNLLWLAIIAIINSAISVFYYFRVIMYMYWKPSNEPIKVGSQIMIPVFIAAMAVILLGILSPYLIGSLNHIATVFLGGI
- the radB gene encoding DNA repair and recombination protein RadB is translated as MRIDRVSTGCDAFDQLLNGGIEKGHITEIFGEGGSGKTNICIETAITESKKGNKVVYVDTEGISAERLYQILNNAPEETLKNIYFFRSYSIEDQEEMMSKAISLIEEQKDISLIIVDSLTEFYRAELSNGTSTKAKLFLSKELTNLSKISKKRNVAVLVTNQVYLDINTKDIMPLGGYILNHIAKTIILLRKVGRGKREAILQKHRSIEEGRTVTLKITNIGFERDMEDQ
- the fen gene encoding flap endonuclease-1 codes for the protein MGVDISSILDIQSIQFRDLSGKVIAIDAYNALYQFLSIIRQADGTPLKDSAGRITSHISGLFYRTSNILEFGIKPVYVFDGKPPELKRSVIEKRNAIRNNAEAEWKTAIESGNMEEARKWSQQSSRVNREVVEESKKLLDYMGIAWIQAPSEGEAQASYMARKGDAYGVGSQDYDSLLFNTPYLLRNLTVSGKRKMPGKKVYKDISPEIIDLSKNLKNLQITREQLVDMGILIGTDFNEGIKNIGPKKALLLIKKYGNLESIEKEKGFMIENYEQVRSIFLKPDIAPEYKIEWKQIDDLKLAEFLCEEHDFSKERVSSTIEKLKMVQKNKAQRDLSEWL
- a CDS encoding tRNA(Ile)(2)-agmatinylcytidine synthase, with the translated sequence MAGIYIGIDDTDSTEGMCTTYLAVSLIENLGLDLIGYPRLVRLNPNIPWKTRGNGAICLKFGKGTGPKFLAGAIKGNKIYAYSYSKDIHIDPDVVDNVKRIVEKYAIFKDENTNPGIVISSKKLSEKMYWKAVRSVVNIDDVEKELGNTIFKKYKNGRGIIGASAAIAWRAKRKTYELITYLNEKQWFNSREIKTEEVIELDQKLKHTFDNYDYRNKHISIKPNSKTPVLYGVRGTDPRELLRCLKIITAEFESYLIFETNQGTDDHILRKKIVNIREYESVMLIGKVISSPRIIKGGHVLFELSDKTGKITCAAYEPTKEFRDIVKNLVIGDELKVFGGKRKGENTINIEKIEILKLQKIMKNIPPICPICHKKMDSIGREKGYRCRNCGTKSVNYEQVELSRSLELNYYEVPSIARRHLSKPIKLMQKL